In the Caballeronia sp. LZ062 genome, one interval contains:
- a CDS encoding DNA polymerase III subunit chi, with protein sequence MTRIDFHTNVGDTLAYACRLARKAYASGRSLVVLAEAERLAAFDEQLWTFAPLEFVPHCMAKSALAQETPVVLASDLDDVPHHQVLVNLGAPVPAQFARFERLIEIVGNEETELAAGRERFRFYRDRGYAIETHKQGG encoded by the coding sequence ATGACGCGCATCGACTTTCACACGAACGTCGGAGATACGCTCGCCTACGCCTGCCGCCTCGCGCGCAAGGCGTATGCGAGCGGGCGCTCGCTCGTCGTGCTCGCTGAAGCCGAGCGCCTCGCCGCGTTCGACGAGCAATTGTGGACTTTCGCGCCGCTCGAATTCGTGCCGCACTGCATGGCGAAGAGCGCGCTTGCGCAGGAAACGCCGGTCGTGCTCGCCTCCGATCTCGACGACGTACCGCATCATCAGGTGCTCGTGAATCTGGGCGCGCCGGTGCCGGCGCAGTTCGCGCGCTTCGAGCGGCTCATCGAGATCGTCGGCAACGAAGAGACGGAACTCGCCGCCGGACGGGAGCGTTTCCGCTTCTATCGCGACCGTGGTTACGCCATCGAAACGCACAAGCAAGGCGGTTGA
- the cobA gene encoding uroporphyrinogen-III C-methyltransferase produces the protein MGKVYLIGAGPGAADLITVRGMRLLEQADVVLHDALIEPAMLDYAPNAKRIAVGKRCGQRSTAQHFINKQIVDAAREHGVVVRLKGGDPMLFGRADEEMRALEAAGIEYEVVPGITAALASAATLRRSLTLRGVSRSVALATHSRAADSEDIREQAKADSLVFYMGRDSAADIAQQLIDAGRPGSTPVAIVEACSTPRERTLTLTLARMALGEAQAWLDPSQPSLLMIGEAFKERASAGKPKVHLKGMQAAA, from the coding sequence ATGGGTAAGGTCTATCTGATCGGAGCAGGACCGGGCGCGGCGGATCTCATCACCGTGCGCGGCATGCGTTTGCTCGAACAGGCGGATGTGGTGCTGCACGACGCGCTGATCGAGCCGGCGATGCTCGACTACGCGCCGAATGCGAAGCGGATCGCGGTCGGCAAGCGTTGCGGTCAGCGTTCGACGGCCCAGCATTTCATCAACAAGCAGATTGTCGATGCGGCGCGCGAGCATGGCGTCGTCGTGCGCCTGAAGGGCGGCGATCCGATGCTCTTCGGCCGCGCTGACGAGGAGATGCGCGCGCTGGAAGCGGCGGGCATCGAGTACGAAGTGGTGCCGGGCATCACGGCGGCGCTCGCGAGTGCCGCGACGCTGCGTCGCTCGCTCACGTTGCGCGGCGTATCGCGCAGTGTCGCGCTCGCGACGCATAGCCGCGCCGCCGACAGCGAGGACATCCGCGAGCAGGCGAAGGCCGATTCGCTCGTGTTCTACATGGGCCGCGACAGTGCGGCGGATATCGCGCAGCAATTGATCGACGCCGGGCGGCCCGGTTCGACGCCGGTAGCGATTGTCGAGGCGTGCAGCACGCCGCGCGAACGCACGCTCACGCTGACGCTCGCGCGCATGGCGCTCGGCGAGGCGCAGGCGTGGCTGGATCCGTCGCAGCCGAGTCTTCTGATGATCGGCGAGGCGTTCAAGGAGAGGGCGTCAGCGGGGAAGCCGAAGGTGCATCTGAAAGGGATGCAGGCGGCGGCTTGA
- a CDS encoding nitrite/sulfite reductase — protein MYQYDQIDQRIVDERVAQYADQVRRRLSGELSEEEFRPLRLQNGLYMQRHAYMHRIAIPYGNLRSDQLRMLATIAREHDRGYGHFSTRTNIQFNWIELEETPEILRKLASVQMHAIQTSGNCIRNITADQFAGVAPDEIVDPRPWAEILRQWSTFHPEFAWLPRKFKIAVCGSAEDRAAVQIHDLGVYLKKNAQGEVVASILAGGGLGRTPIIGAVIKEDLPWQHLLTYCEAVLRVYNRYGRRDNMYKARIKILVKALSAEKFAKQVEEEWAHLKDGPSTLTQDEVDRVSKFFAPPVYEKLPDTDASYEKHLIESKPFARWVERNVRPHKIAGYAAVTLSLKPTGIAPGDATDKQMDEVANLADEFSYGEIRVSHEQNLILANVKKRDLYTIWERAKAIGFATSNIGLLTDIISCPGGDFCSLANAKSIPIAQAIQERFDNADFVYDLGDLSINISGCMNACGHHHVGNIGVLGVDKDGSEWYQVTLGGEQSSGATGAHLGKVIGPSFSAHEMPDVVSSVIDTFVDNRMEGERFIETFNRIGIAPFKERVYASRQAHA, from the coding sequence ATGTATCAATACGATCAGATCGACCAGCGAATCGTTGACGAACGAGTCGCGCAGTACGCCGATCAGGTTCGCCGGCGTCTGTCGGGCGAGTTGAGCGAGGAAGAATTCCGTCCGCTGCGGCTGCAGAACGGCCTCTACATGCAGCGCCACGCGTATATGCACCGCATCGCGATTCCGTACGGCAATCTGCGCAGCGACCAGTTGCGGATGCTCGCCACCATCGCGCGGGAGCACGACCGCGGCTACGGCCACTTCTCCACGCGCACCAACATCCAGTTCAACTGGATCGAGCTGGAAGAAACGCCGGAAATCCTGCGCAAGCTCGCGTCGGTGCAGATGCACGCCATTCAGACGTCGGGCAACTGCATCCGCAACATCACGGCGGACCAGTTCGCGGGCGTCGCGCCGGACGAAATCGTCGATCCGCGTCCGTGGGCCGAAATCCTGCGTCAGTGGTCTACGTTCCACCCGGAATTCGCATGGCTGCCGCGCAAGTTCAAGATCGCCGTCTGCGGCTCGGCGGAAGACCGCGCGGCCGTGCAGATCCACGATCTCGGCGTTTATCTGAAGAAGAACGCGCAGGGCGAAGTCGTCGCGAGCATTCTCGCGGGCGGCGGGCTCGGCCGCACGCCGATCATCGGCGCGGTCATCAAGGAAGATCTGCCGTGGCAGCATCTGCTGACGTATTGCGAAGCCGTGCTGCGCGTGTACAACCGCTACGGCCGCCGCGACAACATGTACAAGGCGCGCATCAAGATTCTCGTGAAGGCGCTGTCGGCCGAGAAGTTCGCGAAGCAGGTGGAAGAAGAGTGGGCGCATCTGAAGGATGGCCCCTCGACGCTCACGCAGGACGAAGTCGACCGCGTGTCGAAGTTCTTCGCACCGCCCGTCTATGAAAAGCTTCCGGACACGGACGCCTCGTACGAGAAGCATCTGATCGAAAGCAAGCCGTTCGCGCGCTGGGTCGAGCGCAACGTGCGCCCGCACAAGATTGCGGGCTATGCGGCGGTCACGCTGTCGCTGAAGCCGACGGGCATCGCGCCCGGCGACGCCACCGACAAGCAGATGGACGAAGTCGCGAACCTCGCCGACGAGTTCTCTTACGGCGAAATCCGCGTCTCGCACGAGCAGAACCTGATTCTCGCGAACGTGAAGAAGCGCGATCTGTACACGATCTGGGAACGCGCGAAGGCGATCGGTTTCGCGACGTCGAACATCGGCCTGCTGACGGACATCATTTCGTGCCCGGGCGGCGATTTCTGCTCGCTCGCGAATGCGAAGTCGATTCCGATCGCGCAGGCCATCCAGGAACGCTTCGATAACGCCGACTTTGTCTATGACCTGGGCGACCTGTCGATCAACATTTCGGGCTGCATGAACGCGTGCGGTCATCACCACGTCGGCAACATTGGCGTGCTCGGAGTCGATAAGGACGGCTCCGAGTGGTATCAGGTGACGCTCGGCGGCGAGCAAAGCTCGGGCGCGACCGGCGCGCATCTCGGCAAGGTGATCGGGCCGTCGTTCTCGGCGCATGAAATGCCGGACGTCGTGTCGAGCGTGATCGACACCTTCGTCGACAACCGCATGGAAGGCGAGCGTTTCATCGAGACGTTCAACCGCATCGGCATCGCGCCGTTCAAGGAGCGCGTGTACGCATCGCGCCAGGCCCACGCTTAA
- a CDS encoding sulfate adenylyltransferase subunit 1, translating into MSIYQAEDLGVLRFITAGSVDDGKSTLIGRLLYDSKAVLSDQLSAISRAKNKRTVGDEIDLSLLTDGLEAEREQGITIDVAYRYFATAKRKFIIADTPGHEQYTRNMVTGASTAHAAIILVDATRVTFENGEAQLLPQTKRHSAIVKLLGLQHVIVAINKMDLVEYSETRFNEIRDAYVALARQLGLEHVRFVPVSALKGDNIVSASERMPWYAGEPLLDLLESLPVAQPNEQALRFPVQWVARQDGSQADDFRGYMGRVEAGEVRVGDAINVLPANRQATVAEIIAPVPGGVASVNRAFAGQTVTIRLTEDVDVSRGDTFVPATATVAPAKKLEADLCWFDEEPLSPQRKYLLKQTTNTVFARIGAVKEVLDVHTLSHSVDRTTLAMNDIGRVALTLQKPIVADEYDTHQGTGAFVLIDEATHHTVAAGMIREIAA; encoded by the coding sequence ATGAGCATCTATCAAGCGGAAGACCTGGGCGTGTTGCGCTTCATCACGGCGGGCAGCGTCGACGACGGCAAGAGCACGCTGATCGGCCGCCTGCTGTACGACAGCAAGGCGGTTCTGTCCGACCAGTTGTCGGCCATCTCGCGCGCGAAAAACAAGCGCACCGTCGGCGATGAAATCGACCTGTCGCTGCTCACGGACGGTCTCGAAGCCGAACGCGAGCAGGGCATCACCATCGACGTCGCGTATCGCTATTTCGCGACCGCCAAGCGCAAGTTCATCATCGCGGACACGCCGGGCCACGAGCAATACACGCGCAACATGGTGACGGGCGCGTCGACGGCGCACGCCGCCATCATTCTCGTCGACGCGACGCGCGTCACGTTCGAGAACGGCGAAGCGCAACTGCTGCCGCAGACCAAGCGCCACAGCGCCATCGTGAAGCTGCTCGGTCTGCAGCACGTGATCGTCGCGATCAACAAGATGGATCTGGTCGAGTACAGCGAGACGCGCTTCAACGAGATTCGCGATGCGTATGTCGCGCTCGCGCGTCAACTCGGTCTCGAGCATGTGCGCTTCGTGCCGGTGTCGGCGCTGAAGGGCGACAACATCGTGAGCGCGAGCGAGCGCATGCCGTGGTACGCGGGCGAGCCGCTGCTCGATCTGCTCGAATCGCTGCCGGTTGCACAGCCGAACGAGCAGGCGCTGCGTTTTCCGGTGCAGTGGGTCGCGCGTCAGGACGGCTCGCAGGCCGACGACTTCCGCGGCTACATGGGCCGCGTCGAAGCAGGCGAAGTGCGCGTGGGCGATGCGATCAACGTGCTGCCGGCGAATCGCCAGGCGACGGTCGCGGAGATCATTGCACCGGTGCCGGGCGGCGTTGCGTCGGTGAATCGCGCGTTCGCGGGCCAGACGGTGACCATCCGCCTGACCGAAGACGTGGACGTGTCGCGCGGCGATACGTTCGTCCCGGCGACGGCTACGGTTGCGCCCGCGAAGAAGCTGGAAGCCGACCTCTGCTGGTTCGACGAAGAGCCGCTTTCGCCGCAGCGCAAGTATTTGCTGAAGCAGACGACCAACACCGTATTCGCGCGCATCGGCGCCGTGAAAGAGGTGCTGGACGTACACACGCTGTCGCATTCGGTGGACCGCACGACGCTTGCGATGAACGACATCGGCCGCGTGGCGCTCACGCTGCAAAAGCCGATCGTGGCGGACGAATACGATACGCATCAGGGCACCGGCGCGTTCGTGCTGATCGACGAGGCGACGCATCACACGGTCGCGGCCGGTATGATTCGCGAAATCGCGGCTTAA
- the lptF gene encoding LPS export ABC transporter permease LptF, with protein sequence MIFERSLQRELAYTAGAVFMVLLTIMLTTMMIRIVGFAAQGQIDPRDVVVLIGLTVIGYLAVMLIVTLFVSILFVLTRWYRDSEMVVWLASGVSQTQLIKPIAVFSTPIIILIIFFAFVGWPWSNQQSKLIKARFQQRDEVSLLAPGQFRESPSSHRVFFIEKMSPDQGHVENVFVTSTEGGKVNVIVSKNGHTETHADGDRFIVLENGRRYDGTPGQPNFRIMEFARYGVKIMSRQVVNTPTTTGISTPDLLANPTKENLAEFAWRLGLPLIAINLMLLAIPLSYQNPRRSRTINLVMAVLIYLTYSNLLNVVQSWIEQGKLSFGVGIVGLHVLVLALVAFIFWLRVRNRPLFTRASFTRSKGA encoded by the coding sequence ATGATCTTCGAACGCTCCCTGCAGCGCGAACTCGCGTATACGGCCGGCGCCGTGTTCATGGTGCTGCTCACGATCATGCTCACGACGATGATGATCCGCATCGTCGGCTTCGCGGCGCAAGGTCAGATCGACCCGCGCGATGTCGTCGTGCTGATCGGCCTCACCGTCATCGGCTATCTCGCCGTCATGCTGATCGTGACGCTCTTCGTCTCCATTCTCTTCGTGCTCACGCGCTGGTATCGCGATTCGGAGATGGTGGTATGGCTCGCCTCGGGCGTGAGCCAGACGCAGCTCATCAAGCCCATTGCCGTCTTTTCCACGCCGATCATCATTCTCATCATCTTCTTCGCCTTCGTCGGCTGGCCGTGGTCGAATCAGCAGAGCAAGCTCATCAAGGCGCGTTTCCAGCAGCGCGATGAAGTGTCGCTGCTCGCGCCGGGCCAGTTCCGCGAATCGCCGTCGAGCCATCGGGTGTTCTTCATCGAGAAGATGTCGCCGGATCAGGGGCACGTAGAGAACGTGTTCGTCACGAGCACCGAAGGCGGCAAGGTCAACGTGATCGTCTCGAAGAACGGCCACACCGAGACGCACGCCGACGGCGACCGCTTCATCGTGCTGGAAAACGGGCGGCGCTATGACGGCACGCCCGGCCAGCCGAACTTCCGCATCATGGAGTTCGCGCGCTACGGCGTGAAAATCATGAGTCGTCAGGTGGTGAACACGCCGACCACGACCGGCATTTCCACGCCTGATCTGCTCGCGAATCCGACAAAAGAAAATCTGGCCGAATTTGCCTGGCGTCTCGGCTTGCCGCTGATCGCCATCAACCTGATGCTGCTTGCCATTCCGCTGTCTTATCAGAATCCGCGCCGCAGCCGGACCATCAATCTCGTGATGGCCGTGCTGATTTATCTCACGTATTCGAACCTGCTGAACGTGGTGCAATCGTGGATCGAACAGGGCAAGCTCTCGTTCGGCGTCGGCATCGTCGGGCTGCATGTGCTGGTGCTCGCGCTCGTTGCGTTCATCTTCTGGCTGCGCGTGCGCAACCGGCCGCTCTTCACGCGAGCGAGCTTCACGCGCTCGAAGGGAGCCTGA
- the lptG gene encoding LPS export ABC transporter permease LptG: MRIYERYFARQIYLAFIFILFAFSGLFFFFDLINELNTVGHGNYKFTLAVLRVALQTPSRFYEIIPVAALISAIYVFAQMAAASEFTIFRVSGLSTGAALRSLLKIGVPLVLVTYIIGEVVGPYADQLSERVRLEALGSSVSSNFESGVWVKDTLSAKENGEQVTRFVNVGTLNPDTTIANVRIYEFDSKFRLSSVRIAQSGVYQPPGHWKLTGVTETQLVDAQPQTANRGDALNPVYRANETTLPQFSLRSELTPQILSVLLVSPDRMSMFNLFRYIQHLTENHQDTQRYQIAFWRKILYPFAVFVMLVLSLPFAYLHTRAGVVGVKVFGGIMIGMSFQLFNTLFSHIGTLNTWPAPITAAAPALAYLAIGLLGLKWVERH; the protein is encoded by the coding sequence ATGCGCATCTATGAACGTTACTTCGCGCGCCAGATCTATCTCGCCTTCATCTTTATTCTGTTCGCGTTTTCCGGCCTGTTTTTCTTCTTCGATCTGATCAACGAGCTGAACACGGTCGGGCACGGCAACTACAAGTTCACGCTCGCGGTGCTGCGCGTGGCCTTGCAGACGCCCTCGCGCTTCTACGAAATCATTCCGGTCGCCGCACTGATTTCCGCCATCTACGTGTTCGCGCAAATGGCGGCGGCCTCCGAGTTCACCATCTTCCGCGTGTCCGGGCTCTCGACCGGCGCGGCGCTGCGTTCGCTCTTGAAGATCGGCGTGCCGCTCGTGCTGGTGACGTACATCATCGGCGAAGTGGTCGGGCCTTACGCCGATCAGTTGTCCGAGCGCGTGCGGCTGGAGGCGCTGGGCTCGTCGGTGTCGTCGAATTTCGAGTCGGGCGTGTGGGTGAAGGACACACTTTCCGCGAAGGAAAACGGCGAACAGGTGACGCGCTTCGTCAATGTCGGCACGCTGAACCCGGATACGACGATCGCGAACGTGCGCATCTACGAATTCGATTCGAAGTTCCGGCTCTCGAGCGTGCGCATTGCGCAAAGCGGCGTGTATCAGCCGCCCGGCCACTGGAAGCTGACGGGCGTGACGGAGACGCAGTTGGTCGATGCGCAGCCGCAGACCGCAAACCGCGGCGATGCTTTGAATCCCGTGTATCGCGCCAATGAAACGACGCTGCCGCAATTCTCGCTGCGCTCGGAACTGACGCCGCAGATTCTTTCGGTGCTGCTGGTGTCGCCGGATCGCATGTCCATGTTCAACCTTTTCCGCTATATCCAGCACTTGACGGAGAATCATCAGGACACGCAGCGGTATCAGATCGCGTTCTGGCGCAAGATTCTGTATCCGTTCGCGGTGTTCGTGATGCTGGTGCTGTCGCTGCCGTTCGCGTATCTGCATACGCGGGCGGGCGTGGTGGGCGTAAAGGTGTTCGGCGGCATCATGATCGGCATGAGCTTCCAGTTGTTCAATACGCTGTTCTCGCATATCGGCACGTTGAACACATGGCCCGCGCCGATCACGGCGGCAGCGCCCGCGCTGGCTTACCTGGCAATCGGCTTGCTGGGTCTCAAGTGGGTCGAGCGGCACTGA
- a CDS encoding CbiX/SirB N-terminal domain-containing protein, producing MSTHGIILFGHGARDPRWAEPFERLAAKLRALRGDPVSLAFLELMTPDLPTAVAAQAADGCTSITVVPVFFGQGGHVRRDLPEVVAKCRETHPDVAIHCATAVGEDDAVLDAVAAYCVRQTDA from the coding sequence ATGAGCACGCACGGCATCATCCTCTTCGGACACGGCGCACGCGACCCGCGCTGGGCCGAGCCGTTCGAGCGCCTCGCCGCGAAGCTGCGCGCATTGCGCGGCGATCCGGTGTCGCTCGCGTTCCTCGAATTGATGACACCCGATTTGCCGACGGCGGTTGCCGCGCAAGCCGCTGATGGCTGCACGTCGATTACCGTCGTCCCAGTGTTCTTCGGGCAAGGCGGGCATGTGCGGCGCGATTTGCCCGAAGTGGTCGCGAAGTGCCGTGAGACGCATCCGGATGTCGCCATTCACTGCGCGACAGCGGTTGGCGAAGACGATGCGGTGCTCGATGCAGTGGCGGCGTACTGCGTGCGGCAAACGGACGCTTAG
- a CDS encoding CysB family HTH-type transcriptional regulator, with amino-acid sequence MNLHQFRFVREAVRQNFNLTEAAKALYTSQPGVSKAIIELEDELGVEIFTRHGKRVRSLTEPGRIILASVEKILQEVESLKRVGKDYAAQDQGNLVIAATHTQARYSLPAAIAEFKKRFPKVHLSILQGSPTQVAEMVIHDQADIAIATEAIANYKELVSLPCFQWQHLAVMLPDHPLLERKLLTLDDLVQYPLITYEAAFAGRTKINHAFQLRSLTPDIVLEAIDADVIKTYVELGLGVGIMADIAFNPERDRHLRAMPVGHLFGTNVTRLALKQGAYLRSYVYTLVELLSPSMNRKLIEQALSGEHESYEL; translated from the coding sequence ATGAATCTGCATCAGTTCCGCTTCGTGCGGGAGGCCGTGCGGCAGAACTTCAACCTGACCGAAGCCGCGAAAGCGCTGTATACGTCGCAGCCCGGCGTGTCTAAGGCGATCATCGAGCTCGAAGATGAACTGGGCGTGGAAATCTTCACGCGGCACGGCAAACGCGTGCGGTCGCTGACCGAGCCGGGGCGCATCATCCTCGCTTCGGTCGAGAAAATCCTGCAGGAAGTGGAGAGCCTGAAGCGCGTCGGCAAGGATTACGCGGCGCAGGATCAGGGCAATCTCGTGATCGCGGCGACGCACACGCAGGCGCGCTACTCGTTGCCGGCGGCCATCGCGGAATTCAAGAAACGCTTCCCGAAAGTGCACCTGTCGATTCTGCAAGGCAGCCCGACGCAGGTCGCCGAGATGGTCATTCACGATCAGGCGGATATCGCCATCGCCACCGAAGCCATCGCCAACTATAAGGAACTGGTGTCGCTGCCCTGCTTCCAGTGGCAGCATCTGGCGGTCATGCTGCCCGACCATCCGCTTCTGGAACGCAAGCTTCTCACGCTCGACGACCTCGTGCAGTACCCGCTCATCACGTACGAAGCGGCGTTCGCCGGGCGCACGAAGATCAACCACGCGTTCCAACTGCGCAGTTTGACGCCGGATATCGTGCTCGAAGCGATCGACGCGGACGTCATCAAGACTTACGTCGAACTGGGGCTCGGCGTCGGGATCATGGCGGATATCGCGTTCAATCCGGAGCGCGACCGCCATTTGCGCGCGATGCCGGTCGGGCATCTGTTCGGCACGAACGTCACGCGGCTCGCGCTCAAGCAAGGCGCTTATCTGCGCAGCTATGTGTATACGCTCGTCGAGCTGCTTTCGCCGTCCATGAACCGGAAGCTCATCGAGCAGGCGCTTTCCGGCGAGCACGAAAGCTACGAACTCTGA
- a CDS encoding phosphoadenylyl-sulfate reductase yields the protein MTPELQAKVERLDALLDSIAARHERVKLASSLAAEDMVLTHAILSRKVGIGIFSLNTGRLHAETLGMIDRVKERYGYDIEQFHPQQAAVDEYVRDHGVNAFYESIDLRKSCCHIRKVEPLNRALSDVSAWVTGQRREQSVTRAELHEEEHDAPRGIAKFNPLADWTETDVWDYLKAFDVPVNPLHARGYPSIGCEPCTRAVRPGEDSRAGRWWWESRDTKECGLHITNISSIKIVEEAPSSAI from the coding sequence ATGACGCCAGAACTGCAAGCCAAGGTTGAACGCCTCGACGCGCTGCTCGATTCCATCGCAGCGCGCCACGAGCGCGTCAAGCTAGCCAGCAGCCTCGCCGCCGAAGACATGGTGCTTACGCACGCCATTCTTTCGCGCAAGGTCGGCATCGGCATCTTTTCGCTGAACACGGGGCGTCTGCACGCGGAAACGCTCGGCATGATCGACCGCGTGAAGGAACGCTACGGCTACGACATCGAGCAGTTTCATCCGCAGCAAGCCGCTGTCGACGAATACGTGCGCGATCACGGCGTGAACGCGTTCTACGAGAGCATCGACCTGCGCAAGAGCTGCTGCCATATCCGCAAGGTGGAGCCGCTCAACCGCGCGCTCTCCGATGTCTCCGCGTGGGTCACGGGCCAGCGCCGCGAGCAGTCGGTGACGCGCGCCGAACTGCACGAGGAAGAGCACGACGCGCCGCGCGGCATCGCCAAGTTCAATCCGCTCGCGGACTGGACGGAGACGGACGTCTGGGACTACCTGAAAGCCTTCGACGTGCCGGTGAATCCGCTGCATGCGCGCGGCTATCCGAGCATCGGCTGCGAGCCGTGCACGCGCGCCGTGCGTCCCGGCGAGGACAGCCGCGCGGGCCGCTGGTGGTGGGAATCGCGCGATACGAAGGAATGCGGCCTGCACATCACGAACATCAGCAGCATCAAGATCGTCGAAGAAGCGCCAAGCTCCGCGATCTGA
- the cysD gene encoding sulfate adenylyltransferase subunit CysD, whose amino-acid sequence MSTTLDPNVSAPIVNQATRMDHLDWLEAESIHILRELVAECSKPALLFSGGKDSVVVLALALKAFGLGGNRKTVLPFPLVHIDTGHNFQEVIDFRDRRAAEIGAELVVGHVEDSIKKGTVRLRRETDSRNAAQAVTLLETIEQYGYTAMIGGARRDEEKARAKERIFSFRDEFGQWDPKAQRPELWSIYNARLHAGEHLRVFPISNWTELDVWQYIAREKLELPSIYYAHDREIVRRNGLLVPVTPLTPVREGETPEIAQVRFRTVGDISCTCPVASDADDVEKIIAETAVTEITERGATRMDDQASEAAMEQRKKQGYF is encoded by the coding sequence ATGAGCACCACGCTCGACCCCAACGTCTCGGCCCCGATCGTCAATCAGGCGACGCGGATGGACCATCTCGACTGGCTCGAAGCCGAGTCGATCCACATCCTGCGCGAACTCGTCGCGGAATGCAGCAAGCCCGCGCTGCTGTTTTCGGGCGGCAAGGATTCGGTCGTCGTGCTGGCGCTCGCGCTGAAGGCATTCGGTCTCGGCGGCAATCGCAAGACTGTGCTGCCGTTCCCGCTCGTGCATATCGACACGGGGCATAACTTCCAGGAAGTGATCGACTTCCGCGACCGCCGCGCAGCCGAAATCGGCGCGGAACTGGTCGTCGGCCATGTCGAAGATTCGATCAAGAAGGGCACCGTGCGCCTGCGGCGCGAGACGGATTCGCGCAACGCCGCGCAAGCGGTCACGCTGCTCGAAACCATCGAGCAATACGGTTACACGGCGATGATCGGCGGCGCGCGCCGCGACGAAGAGAAGGCGCGCGCGAAAGAGCGCATCTTCTCGTTCCGCGACGAATTCGGCCAGTGGGATCCGAAGGCGCAGCGCCCGGAACTGTGGAGCATCTACAACGCGCGTCTGCACGCAGGCGAGCATCTGCGCGTGTTCCCGATCTCGAACTGGACGGAACTCGACGTGTGGCAGTACATCGCACGCGAGAAGCTGGAACTGCCGTCGATCTACTACGCACATGACCGCGAAATCGTGCGTCGCAATGGGCTGCTCGTGCCGGTGACGCCGCTCACGCCGGTTCGCGAAGGCGAGACGCCGGAGATTGCGCAAGTGCGTTTCCGTACCGTCGGCGATATCAGCTGCACGTGCCCGGTGGCGAGCGACGCCGACGACGTCGAGAAGATCATCGCGGAAACGGCCGTAACCGAAATCACCGAGCGTGGCGCCACGCGCATGGACGACCAAGCGTCCGAAGCGGCGATGGAACAGCGCAAGAAGCAAGGCTATTTCTAA
- a CDS encoding DUF934 domain-containing protein, giving the protein MTLIIKNRAVVEDDFTVVRAGEDGVLPAVDALPAGKVIVPFALWKDAKDTLVASRAKESLGVWLAPDDEPADLTPDFDKIAVIAVDFPLFRDGRGFSIGRLLRERYNWTGELRAIGDVLRDQVFFHYRCGFDAFAVRADKDINDALNAFNEFSELYQGANDNPEPLFRRRAAVLATLGA; this is encoded by the coding sequence ATGACGTTGATTATCAAGAACCGCGCGGTGGTCGAAGACGATTTCACCGTCGTGCGTGCAGGCGAGGACGGCGTGCTGCCGGCCGTCGATGCGCTTCCCGCCGGCAAGGTGATCGTGCCGTTCGCGCTGTGGAAGGACGCGAAGGACACGCTCGTCGCGTCGCGTGCGAAGGAATCGCTCGGCGTGTGGCTCGCGCCCGACGACGAACCCGCCGATCTCACGCCGGACTTCGACAAGATCGCGGTGATCGCGGTCGATTTCCCGTTGTTCCGCGATGGCCGCGGCTTCTCCATCGGCCGTCTGCTGCGCGAGCGCTACAACTGGACGGGCGAGTTGCGCGCCATCGGCGACGTGCTGCGCGATCAGGTGTTCTTCCACTACCGCTGCGGCTTCGACGCTTTTGCCGTGCGCGCGGACAAGGACATCAACGACGCGCTCAACGCGTTCAACGAATTCAGCGAGCTGTATCAGGGCGCGAACGACAATCCGGAACCGCTCTTCCGCCGCCGCGCCGCGGTGCTCGCCACCCTCGGAGCCTGA